AGTTGAGGGCCAGCAGGAAGGTGGACTTGCCGCTGCCGTTCGGTCCGATCAGGGAGAGGATCTCCCGGTCGCCCAAAAAAAAGGAGGGGATGTCGAGTACCTCCACCTTTCCCCGGATGACCCGGAGATTTTCGGCTTCAACTATTTTCGATTCCGGATTCATCGGGGCCGTTCCCTTTGCTGAATCACCGTCAGGAGGTAATTGACCAAAAAACAAAGCAGGACGAGGATGATCCCCAGGGCGATAGCCACATCGAAGTTTCCCATGCCGGATTCCATGACCGTTGCGGTGGTTAAGACCCGGGAATAACCTTTGATATTACCGCCGACCATGATGGAGGCGCCGACCTCGGAGATGACCCCGCCGAATCCGGCCATGATCCCGGCCAGAAGGGGCAGCCGGGCTTCCCGGATCAGAAACCAGACCATCTGGAACCTCGTGGCGCCGAGGGAAAGGATCTGCAACCGCAGCTTGGCCGGAAGGTTCTGGATAGCGGCAATGGTGATTCCCATAACGATCGGTGTAGCGATGGTCGCCTGGGCGATGATCATGGCGGTCGGGGTATAGAGGATCCCCAGGAAACCCAAGGGTCCGTTCCGCCAGAGGAAGATCATCACAAACAGACCGACGACCACCGGGGGCAGCCCCATCCCCGTATTGACCACACTGACTAAAAACCTTTTCCCCGGAAAATTATTGAGGGCGATGACCGTTCCGGTTGAGAGGCCGATAAGCACACTGATCAGCGTCGCTGCCCCGGACACCTGGAGGGAAAGAAGGGTAATTCCAAGCACCTCCGGATTTAAGGAAAAGAGGAGCTGGAAGGCCTTGAGTATCCCGTCAAGAATGAGTTCCATTACAGACCGAGCGACTCCGGTTTTTTGCCGGCATCGGGAAAGAAAAGCGGGGAACCATACT
This window of the Deltaproteobacteria bacterium genome carries:
- a CDS encoding ABC transporter permease, which encodes MELILDGILKAFQLLFSLNPEVLGITLLSLQVSGAATLISVLIGLSTGTVIALNNFPGKRFLVSVVNTGMGLPPVVVGLFVMIFLWRNGPLGFLGILYTPTAMIIAQATIATPIVMGITIAAIQNLPAKLRLQILSLGATRFQMVWFLIREARLPLLAGIMAGFGGVISEVGASIMVGGNIKGYSRVLTTATVMESGMGNFDVAIALGIILVLLCFLVNYLLTVIQQRERPR